The DNA region CATCGACGACTTCATTAGGTTTTTGAATCACTCAAGCTTTGACAAAATCAATGTTTCTTTCATATTGATCATAGACAAGTTAAGACTGAGTAAGAATCCtaggctttttttaaaaataaatgactATTAAAGCACTGAGGTTAtggaaaataatgaattaaaattactGATTAATCCTAGGCTgttttttgattaaaaaaatgacTATTAAAACATTgaagttataaaaataaataatgaattaaaaatatttgagttcaCCCAATGACATACTTGAGCAGTTCAAGCTGTATTATAGCCACTTTCAAGTCAAATTTTGATAcgaaatagatatttcaagatTTTGTTACATTTATTACAGTACATTCAATCAATTCATTAAAAACCGTGAACATTGTCATATAACATTCAATCCAATTTCAAGATTTTGTTACGAATGACAATTGGTTAAATGGCATGTGATGCAAGGGGTATTAGAACATATTATTATTCATGATTAAGATCAAAATTCATgtcttatatttatataaattcaaacgCAAAAATAAAGAGGGGGAAATATTTTAGTAATTACCATAGAAATTGGATaacaaatcaaaattttaatttccgaTAAGTTTATTCCGCcatcaaaatttataaattattgttTATATTGGTTCCAATCTTTCTTCTTCTTATCCGAAAGTTACTAATTAATAATGGAGAGGGACACGAGATATTTTCTCTGATTTTATTGGCTCCATATTTCATTATATCGAATCTGTAATATTATAGCTAGCTAGTACCTGAATCCATGGGATTTATGTCCTTTCAGCCCTAATTTTTTTTCAGTTATTGATTACATATTATTTCCaacatatatatgtgtgtgtgtgtgtatatatatatatatatatatttaatattttgttattgCATTACATTCGGTGAACCGAAGTTATGAGTAATTATAGGCGTGCATGCATGTACTCGTGGATGCAGTCAACCAACGTTATGGATTTGGAGCTTATATATGTAAATAAATCACCAAAAACTCATGGGTGGTTAAAGTTTGTAATGTAGCGACGGATGAGGGAAGAAAGGCAAGGCGGCCTACAAGTAGAGTTAATTAGAATTGGTCTTTTGTCACATTCCTTAGGCAACTGCGAGTCAAATGTAGATAAGATATATAGCAGCCTAGCTAGCTGGTAAGCGTGCAGCCATGCAGGGTGAACCTAACCCTATACTTTCATGCCCACCTATATATAGTGtgcttaattaagtatttatttggactgtatatatataatatagtatttatttggttttaaaGTAATTATTGTGAAATACCAGCTTTTATCATTCTAGTTTTCtgagataaaaataaaaaacctgGATTACTTGCAAAAATTGGCTTCTGAAAGAGTGAAACGTTACATTTAATAAAAAAGTGAGTATTTTGAGAACATTGCACTTTTGGTTTTGTgttattaaaatcatataattttcgACGATTTTTGTAATTTCTCTTAGGTATTAGTGCACAGTCGCTTCATTTTATTTTCTGTCGGTGAATATGATGGAGATATTTGAtaaattgaagatttatttgtgTTTGTTTTTCCAAGAAAAAAGGATATCATAATGATAAATTTCTgaaatgtttaattttttttaaaaaaaagtcagTTTCCCGATCCATTGCGGCTGACATTTGATGGGACTTTCCGAGGCGTAGATGGAAATCGATGCACGCCTTGTAAAAACACGACAAATTAAATGCTACacctatgtatatatatatatatatatatagtctaGTCCCATGGCTATGTCATTGTAATTTCTGATTAAATAATGTCTCGGAATTAAAATGTGCCTGCGGTCCTTTGGCTCGGAATTTTTactttaatattaaaatttgatatattatattattgttcGAGAAATGCATATATatcttaataaataaataataaaaaacaagataattataatatttcaaattcaGTACCGTTTTATACGATTATTAGATCGTAAACTGTAGTTTAGAATTGACTTTTTGCACCATTTTGCAAAGCCGATTGTATCGACATGACCTCGACTCCCGAGACGTTGTTGCTTTCTCTAGAGGTTGTTGATTTAAtttggagagaaaaataaattattgaaaaGGAACATTAAAAGTTTGTCTATTTCATATGAAAtttcaaacatttttttatttaatatatgtgtgtgtgtgtgtgtgtgtgaacgAAGACAGAAATATCACATTGATTGACAACTTCAGATGATGTGGCGTTGTACCAAAAGTTAAATAAAATGTGTGCGAAATTTCAAATGAAATACACGAACTTttaatgataattatataaatttaaatttgatacaTAATACAATTACatttaagtttttaaaattattttcttaaaaaaagatAAACAAGTCGTGAGATTAAGGATATAAAAGCAGATTGATTTCAAATGGAGGGATAATGCGACAAATTTTGTTTTCACGACTCTTTATCCATTCGTTCATTTGGTTGAATATATAATTAACGGATAGTTTCGAAGGTTGAAGATGAACCTGGATTAAATCCAAGGCCGGAGTCCATTGGATCGAATTCCAACAAGTTGTCACCCAGTAATTAATTCAATCAAGGTATGAATTAAGGCAACATACAATGCTACGCATCATTAAAACTAAAGATTGTATCGATCCAGGTGTTGTCTCTGTAACCTAAACACCCGAAAAAGCTTGATCATCCAAAAGTAAAGATGCTAATAAATTCGTCTCGAGTTTTAATATGTATTTTTGTAGTTTTAAATAAACAAGACAATAAACTTTAAATctgtatttttcataattatacGGTGTTTCGTTTTAATTAAGATAGATTTTTCAATATTAAGATGTGACTTTTGTTTCATTGTtgacataaattttatatatttttatagcaCCATCACGTGTTATTTGATTTAGAAGAACCTGTAATTTAAGTTGTCGGCCCATGATTTTTTGTAGCCCGTTAGTTAAGCAAGCCCATTGGACAAGTAAATTCTTCTAACCTTTATTGGGCTTCTCTCAGACTTCATCCTTTTAAAGCCACGCGATTTGTAAAAATCAGACAGCATTTAAGTTGTGCTCGACTCCTAACTGCATGTAATTAGAATAATTTCAGAATTTGATTCCGTTTTGGGGAAGAAAGAGGAAATCATAATAGGAACatattactaaataaattaataaataaatcccACACCTCATTATTAAAAAAACTAGTGGTCTACGAATTATAGGGATTTTGGCATATCATTGAGAAAATCCAGGACCACACTCTTTTCTAACTCAATCAATCGGaaccatttatttattttttttataggtTGTCATAATCCAAATATTCACGAGAAATTTTGTGTTATTACAAAAGGTTGAACAaagaatatataattataattttggcTACAAATTTTTCAACCGTGTTTTTCGTTTTAGATATAgccaattaaataataattaatagagtatgtctcttgtaagacgataTCACGAATATTTagctgtgagacgggttaaccataccgatattcacaataaaaaataatacttttagaataaaagtaatattttttcgtggatgactcaaataagagatctgtctcacaaaatacgatccgtgagaccgtctcacacaagtttttacctaatTAATAACCATTGCAGAAATAAGTTTAAGacgttttcttattttcaaatcaaGAAATGAAATCAAATTCTGAAATAAAATACTTTGGATGACTGACTGTCTTGATGTTTTTAGTAAAGGCTTTCATTGGCTGATTGTATTCGAATTCAcaatattttgacataaaaaccACAgcctttattttaaaatatgaagtCCTCCTTCTTTGATTGTTACGTGCCTTTGAAGCATGACAAGGTATTGTGTTGGATCGTGTCTTTACTTTATAAAAGCATTatacaaacaaaataatttgtttAGAAAAGGTTCTATTACTTCATTTACATTATTTAAAACCTATTTGATGACtaagaaatgaaaaattatttttaaatctctAAATCCAAATGTGAGTTTGTGTTCGGTTCTTATCAGGAAAAACGTTTACGCATTCACTCATTCACATAAAAAAATGTATGCACTTAATGAGTCTACATATGAAAATCagtataaaaacaataaaattatgatataaatatatcatatttgaGCATTAACTATTTTATTTGGTACaaaaagataatattttaaatatggaaTTGTTTCAATTTTATTAATAGCAACACTTGTTTGAGTATTCAAATATCATGTAATAGTATCGGATCTGAAACAGTTAATAATTAAATACTATATATTATTGCTACATTTTAATGTTTTATACAAGTTTTCATCCGAATAAAGACGTGTTATTGATATCAAAATTTGTTCAAAATGTTTGAGTACTCAAAAATCGAATAtcgatattatatataaaacagttggtactcaaatatcatatattcatACAATATTTTCAATAGTTTTTACCGATTTTATATGAGAAAATATACTGTGGACTCTGAGAGTGTATgttatttttttcatgaatcaAATAGTACACACATATATTTTTTCGGTAAGAAGCTGATGATTTAAGACATATAATTCATCTTTCGTTTTTTCACATGTTATAGGCTGTGTTTGGTAGCATTGATTAGGTTGTGATTAATTTTTAATCTGCTGTTTGTGTGGTTTTTTAGACACTAGGGATAACTACATACTTTGGATAATATCACTGTTCATTCAAGAAAACAACGCATAATAATCCCAAGTTGGGCCACGATATTAATAATCTTGTCTGCTACTTTATTGCATACATAACTTGTAGTGACCAATTTAGCCTTTGCCCTACAAAACCCATTCGACATTCACCGAGCCTTTTCCATAGTTGAATCTCAAACATTCCGTAGCGGCGCCTATTTCAGGTATGCATTCTGTGTATTTCAGAAGTGTGATTTGGTATGCGATTTTCAATTTTGGTTTTAATCAATTTCAGATCCCATTACTTACTATCCGACGGTCGGAgacaaaaatatatttgtttgtgGAGCAAAACTCTTACTGTGTTATCAACGGTTCCATTTGAAAAACATCTTGCCTCTTTCTGTTTAATTCTTGGGTATTTAAAGGAGTAGTGGACAGTTATAagacattaaattaaataaagacaCAAACCATATGAACctacaaacaaatattttttttttgcaacaAAGGAACAAAGTAAAGAAACAAAttaacttgaaatttaaaaaacagACAAGGAGAAAAAGGAATTAAACACCTGATAAACATAAGGATTCAGtacaacaaaattacacaaACTTAACCTAGTAGGTGGATCATCAGTAATCGTTCTATTCATTTTGATGCAATTCATGTTGTATCTCTTCGCATAACTTATCCATTTTGGAACAGAGATTGCGAATCTCAGAAGCTAGCTCTGATTGAGCCTTCAAACAGTCAGAAAATTTTTCAAAATGTTTTACTTTCCCACCAGACGATCCCGTAGAAGTAGAACTCGAACAATTTTGTTCATTCGATTGGGGTTCCTGTGGTGGTTTGTGATGAAAGGCCTCATGAGCCTCTTTTCTAGTATCGTAGCCTTTGTAACATGCGCCAGGAAATCGATAAACTCGGGCGTGTGCATCTGACCACTTTTCAAAAATGCCAACTTTTCTTCCAACGAAAACAATATATGTTTTTGTCTGCGATTGCAATTGAAAGTGTTTCAAACACATATATTTTACTGTTATAATACCTTATTTAACCAAATATGTTTGAAGCTCGGTCTGAATTATTAAATCAATGCGTCCAGACAACGGAACAAAAACCAAATTCAACATAAAACAGCCGCTATTCCAGAACACGAAAGTTGTTTACGTAAACAGGTGAAAATCATAGATGTAGTTGAATATTGAGTATCTAACTAATAAATTGAGGTGTAGGAAAACATCACCATCGTATTTCAGAGGACAACACACAAATAAATGTTGATATACTCGAATCTGAGATGGAGTCAGTACACCGATGTGTCCACGAAGAGCCGAGCGACGAACCTAGCTCCAGAACGATGGTAGTTTACAGAAtacaaggaaaaaaaaaagaaaataggtTAACGCATAGCACAAATCGCCGTAAAGTAAAAAACACAAGAACACTGAAATTCGTACAACAAAGACCAATTGAAAAACCAGATCAGAAGAAATCATTAACGTACCAGCTCATTCTTAGCAGATCTGGTGTGGAGAAATCTTGTGGTAGGTTCTGTTGACAATAAGCTTGAAGCCTAAGAGACAATATGTATTTGGAGAAAGCAAATCTACGAAAGTGAGCTCCAGAGTTCTACCAGAAGTATATATTAAATGGTTAGAAGGGGTAATGTGGTAATTTCTCAGGGGTAATCAAAAATTTCTAATCATCACATAAAACATACCAAACAACATAATAAATTTATCTCATCTTTTCATTATCCTTACTTTATCACTAGAACTTGGTAAGTATTATTAATCTATCACACATACCAAACACAGCCATATCTGATAATATAATCACATTTCATATTATTACGATTGTAATATTTATTGAATTATTATCAACGAAATAATGTCAAAATTCCTAACTTACttaactcgcgcatatgagtAATTATGTACTGTGTtacgaagaaaatattttcaaatatccATATAATATATAGTAATTGATATTTAAAGCTTTGGAAAATTCAAATCTCGATAGTGCTCTCCACATTTTGTTTTCTACAACAGCCGTGAAATCCAATGGTGCCCCTGCTTAGCCGGGCAACCGGTGGCGGAGGTTTTGAGTTGCTTTCCTCCACTCACCAATCATCACCGCCGAGTCTTCTAGCAGCAGTGCCGCCTCTAAACCGGCTTTCTCTGTCACCATTCCTGTAAACGATGAAGGCCCTAGCTCTATCTCTCTCGTGGGCCAGGAAAATGTCCCACTTGAAGGTGTAATTCAGTTCGAGAAGCCACATTCTTCTTCTCTTCTTGCTATATGGGGGTACGTGGATGTTGATGTTTTTTCTTTTCTCGCTTTGCGTCcgttttttttccttcttttgaTGAAATTGTATTGGGAAATTTCTAGTCTTGTGACTCTTTTAGCTGGGGGTGATGTCGCGGCGTTGCTTTTGTTCTCTGCAATCGGGAGATTTAGTCATGGATTCTCCGTTTTCGATTTCGAGACCTTCAAAACCGCGGATCCTTTCATTGCTGGTTAGTTAATTTCATCAGCTATGGCAGTATTATGTCGGGTGTTTGTTTGGAGCAAGCTATATACGCACATGCAATCAGAGAAACGagttttagaaaattttggccTTTCTTTTTATGATGATAGGGTGGTTTTTGAGTGCTTATTTTCTTGGCGGATACGCGGAGGATGGCCGAGGAATCAATGGTTTGTTTAAGGCTGTTTTTGCAGCTGCCAAGTCATGGGATGTTGGCGTACCGGTATGTATGCTTGTGCCTCTCATGTGGTTTCCAATTTTGTTTCCTCCTCTGCACGGAATAAGCAAATCAATTTGATTTCTTGCTCGCAATTATAAGATTTGTGACGACTCTGTTTCCTACTTTTTCGCCTTCTCCATGGAGTGTTTTTTGTATTTGGGAGTTCTGGTATGATGGTTTGCGGGAAGATAATGTATGTGATCAAGCCTTGACCGGAGTACGTTGTTCTGATGAGAAGTTTAGATGGCCCTTCATATTATTTACAAATGATCACACTGTGTATAACTAATTATGGTGCTTaacatgaatattatgtttTAATTTGTTATATAATGTGGGGAttcggacgctaatcatgttcttaatcatcattgggactaattaatcaattataaaaaaacagggtctaatatttttttttaaaatgtggaacttagtgaaataaaacgtatatacatctcagtataatagtacaagtcctgtaccacatacatttattcaactaagctttaacagctaatatcacgtgtctaaccctatctctaatccaagtccggagcctccactctaatcacgatctttcctcatctcctcgaccctgaacctgtcccacctgttgtcatgcacacatacaaaacaagacaacagccggataactccggtgagaataaatcccagtataaacaatgtaaacatgcaatcatataaaaacatatacaaaagcatataacaaatatcattcacatgcagccaatcaacaaacatgaatgatataaaactgtaaatcaactagtcatcacagactcgactcaaacaacgcgtcgtctcagactcgactcaactctaacctagggatcccaatgtctggatattgataattatatcgaatctcagtcgataggaatgaataaACCCTAAACggtatcgatataattcatatatccagtgtctgggcgaaacagccgcagaattgacgaatcagtcaagaattaagcgaatcagccaataattagacgaatcagtcagtaattaagcgaatcagccaaagtttagacgaatcagtcgataactagacgaatcagccaataactaaacgaatcagtagtcaatacatgcagtggctataaatcaatacacTATAAACATccatctcatcaattacaaatatcaatgtaataaactaagtatgtgatttagggagactcgagtcaaacctcactcgagttgtgcaatcccaactcaacattaatttatatcatttctttctgatactctgactctgtcgaagtctcgaactcaaagcctgtcaatactcaatctgacaataacaatatcgagggtacggtatcaatacgccactcaaacaacactggatataatcagaattcaatcaaattctgtttcaacagcacaacgtcatagtctcaatatacccagcaatatcatctcagtcagatatcaattctaacatctcataatcggtaataattcaattctgatatcaaatcgattccaaaacaactccgaaaatcataacaattccatatggtatttattcttcagtctggtttcgattatacgatgtctaacatgaccagaacatcatataagaatcgtatcagattctgacaataccataatttcaaatcatatcaaaacgtagtaaaacttacgtccagttgtagcctacgtcgataggaactcaataccgaagtcggattcaaaatcggacggacatatttctcacaaaaggcgtaaggattttcaacccTTTTTCAGAAACCTTTTCTTGATTTCCTTCTCGTTTCTTTTTTTCTGAAGAATGTAGTAttcgtttatatatatatatacatccacgcacatgcaaaaggacgagtggctcaatgtgcatactgcacgtctcgcgcatatgcgcgactaatatcggcgcat from Primulina tabacum isolate GXHZ01 chromosome 14, ASM2559414v2, whole genome shotgun sequence includes:
- the LOC142524018 gene encoding uncharacterized protein LOC142524018, whose amino-acid sequence is MVRRVAFLHSPIITAESSSSSAASKPAFSVTIPVNDEGPSSISLVGQENVPLEGVIQFEKPHSSSLLAIWGLVTLLAGGDVAALLLFSAIGRFSHGFSVFDFETFKTADPFIAGWFLSAYFLGGYAEDGRGINGLFKAVFAAAKSWDVGVPLGLIIRAATIGHTPPTNFILVTMGSTAVLLIGWRTLLFSIFPANNGKKDDAYKRCNPFELFELLTSLVKIAAILWRTFVFL